The Xanthomonas sp. DAR 34887 genome has a segment encoding these proteins:
- a CDS encoding HAD-IA family hydrolase, with translation MRRYDLIIFDFDGTLADSFAWFLDTINDVADEFGFRRFEPERLQDIRSLSARELMARSGIRWWRVPAVARRMRALMAAQIERIALFDGVSELLDALARSGVQLALVTSNSRDNVERVLGAELTARFRHIGCGAAVLGKRRKLRAALKACRVPATRALCVGDEIRDADAARQAGIAFAGVGWGYTLPAALQPHTPLPLLQRPADVWNRLGLPVPA, from the coding sequence ATGCGCCGCTACGACCTGATCATCTTCGACTTCGACGGCACTCTGGCCGATTCCTTCGCCTGGTTCCTGGACACCATCAACGATGTCGCCGACGAATTCGGCTTCCGCCGTTTCGAGCCGGAGCGGCTGCAGGACATCCGCAGCCTGAGCGCGCGCGAACTGATGGCGCGCAGCGGCATCCGCTGGTGGCGGGTGCCGGCGGTAGCGCGGCGCATGCGCGCGCTGATGGCCGCGCAGATCGAACGCATCGCCTTGTTCGACGGCGTCAGCGAATTGCTGGACGCGCTCGCCCGGAGCGGCGTGCAGCTGGCCCTGGTGACCTCGAACAGCCGCGACAACGTCGAGCGCGTGCTCGGCGCCGAACTGACCGCGCGCTTCCGCCACATCGGCTGCGGCGCCGCGGTGCTGGGCAAACGCCGCAAGCTGCGCGCCGCGCTCAAGGCGTGCCGGGTGCCGGCCACGCGTGCGCTGTGCGTAGGCGACGAGATCCGCGACGCCGACGCCGCGCGCCAGGCCGGCATCGCCTTCGCCGGCGTCGGCTGGGGCTACACCTTGCCGGCCGCGCTGCAGCCGCACACGCCGCTGCCGCTGCTGCAGCGCCCGGCGGATGTGTGGAACAGGCTGGGCCTGCCCGTCCCGGCCTGA
- a CDS encoding peroxiredoxin family protein, whose amino-acid sequence MALLAACALLVVLAWQNRTLREERRWFVTRTTEPYLGMYVPKIAATALNGAPVTLGVPAADFQVLFFFTTTCPYCKRSAPSVVQAAQRLAEQGGGRVQVLGVCQCSPDQARRYAIEHRFPFPVTTLTERRALMLFRARNVPAMLALDRDGRVRYARVGVFDTTERVQDLVAAVRRTEAPAALATLEE is encoded by the coding sequence CTGGCCCTGCTCGCGGCCTGTGCGCTGCTGGTGGTGCTGGCCTGGCAGAACCGCACGCTGCGCGAAGAGCGGCGCTGGTTCGTGACCCGTACCACCGAACCGTATCTGGGCATGTATGTGCCGAAGATCGCGGCGACCGCGCTGAACGGCGCGCCGGTGACGTTGGGCGTGCCGGCGGCGGACTTCCAGGTGCTGTTCTTCTTCACCACCACCTGCCCGTACTGCAAGCGCTCGGCGCCCAGCGTGGTGCAGGCGGCGCAGCGCCTGGCCGAGCAGGGCGGCGGCCGTGTGCAGGTGCTGGGGGTGTGCCAGTGCAGCCCCGACCAGGCGCGCCGCTACGCCATCGAGCACCGCTTTCCGTTTCCGGTGACCACGCTCACCGAGCGCCGCGCGCTGATGCTGTTCCGCGCGCGCAACGTGCCGGCGATGCTGGCGCTGGATCGCGATGGACGCGTGCGCTATGCGCGCGTCGGCGTCTTCGATACCACGGAGCGGGTGCAGGACCTGGTGGCCGCAGTGCGACGCACGGAGGCGCCGGCGGCCTTGGCAACTCTCGAGGAGTGA